From Streptomyces fungicidicus, one genomic window encodes:
- a CDS encoding serine/threonine-protein kinase yields the protein MERIGSYAVERVLGEGGMGTVYLARSRGGRAVAVKVAKPELARDAGFRERFRAEITAARAVGGFHTAPVVDADPDAPTPWLATAYIPGLTLAQLLASQGPMAEDGLRQLGLALAEALQAIHRCGLVHRDLKPGNIIMADDGPRVVDFGIARAVEGTRLTMTGIAVGTPGFLAPEQAEGLPVSPAADIFALGAVLVAAAGGSAFGDGTPASLMYRSVHHQPDLTALPPALRDTVIACMTKNAQQRPTAEQLLDMLAPRERHAAHEPTLVEPFPAFPPPPPHPPTPSSSLATVASPEGAPQLLAMDRKNAVVADSDGISLGINGRPTDFPWYTVRAITHTESGRGLGLTVTVHLTDGTSPSCRVTTRDEEELDDWIDNLILVREHFLPPRTT from the coding sequence TTGGAGCGGATCGGCTCATATGCGGTGGAGCGGGTGCTCGGTGAAGGCGGGATGGGCACGGTCTATCTCGCCCGCTCGCGAGGCGGACGCGCCGTGGCGGTGAAGGTGGCCAAACCCGAGCTGGCCCGGGATGCCGGCTTCCGGGAGCGGTTCCGAGCGGAGATAACCGCGGCCCGCGCGGTGGGCGGCTTCCATACGGCACCGGTCGTCGACGCCGACCCCGACGCGCCGACGCCCTGGCTGGCAACCGCGTACATCCCGGGCCTCACCCTTGCTCAGCTCCTTGCCTCGCAAGGGCCGATGGCGGAGGACGGACTGCGACAGCTGGGGCTTGCGCTGGCCGAAGCGCTGCAGGCCATCCACCGATGCGGCCTGGTCCACCGAGACCTGAAGCCAGGCAACATCATCATGGCCGATGACGGCCCCCGGGTCGTCGACTTCGGGATCGCTCGCGCCGTCGAGGGCACCCGCCTGACGATGACAGGCATCGCCGTCGGCACGCCGGGTTTCCTGGCGCCGGAACAGGCTGAGGGACTGCCGGTGTCACCGGCCGCGGACATCTTCGCCCTGGGCGCTGTCCTCGTAGCGGCCGCCGGCGGAAGCGCTTTCGGAGACGGCACGCCGGCAAGCCTGATGTACCGGTCCGTCCATCACCAACCGGACCTCACCGCACTGCCACCCGCACTGCGCGACACCGTGATCGCCTGCATGACCAAGAACGCACAGCAGCGCCCCACCGCGGAGCAGTTGTTGGACATGCTTGCTCCCCGGGAACGGCATGCGGCCCACGAGCCCACGCTGGTCGAGCCCTTTCCGGCGTTTCCTCCTCCGCCTCCGCACCCACCCACACCGTCGAGTTCGCTGGCCACCGTGGCCTCGCCCGAGGGAGCCCCGCAGCTCCTGGCCATGGACCGCAAGAACGCCGTCGTCGCCGACTCCGACGGCATCTCCCTCGGGATCAACGGCCGGCCGACCGACTTTCCCTGGTACACGGTCCGGGCGATCACCCATACGGAATCCGGCCGCGGCCTCGGTCTGACGGTGACCGTCCACCTCACCGACGGCACCTCCCCTTCATGCCGGGTGACCACCCGCGACGAAGAGGAACTGGACGACTGGATCGACAACCTGATCCTGGT
- a CDS encoding DUF4241 domain-containing protein — translation MAWIGDARLAAGPEAAWYLETVFTPGEHLGTVYDDPTTPVVVTGVEEVTTIRIPSGRLVVDAPWHDDEAREYERGLPTKPPRELAVRIPPGTYRVEIAWTAGPYEFFGEHFDGVACAATRLRISDDPVIGWEMGLGIDDDIDRLQPGEQFRFYSDANVGCFADAGAWTALAAPFRTYVDGGPVSRDSEQLPGWCERVTDESRQADLVTFTAESGGVVWLGRAKTGDVAAIVVTSGMPGAKA, via the coding sequence ATGGCGTGGATCGGGGACGCCCGGCTGGCAGCCGGGCCGGAGGCCGCCTGGTACCTGGAGACGGTGTTCACGCCCGGGGAACACCTGGGGACGGTGTACGACGATCCGACGACGCCTGTCGTGGTCACGGGTGTTGAAGAGGTGACCACCATCCGCATACCCAGCGGCCGCCTTGTCGTGGACGCGCCGTGGCATGACGACGAAGCCCGGGAGTACGAGCGAGGACTGCCGACGAAGCCCCCGCGGGAGCTGGCGGTGCGGATTCCCCCGGGCACCTACCGGGTGGAGATCGCGTGGACGGCGGGGCCGTACGAATTCTTCGGGGAGCACTTCGACGGCGTTGCGTGCGCCGCGACCCGCTTGCGCATCAGCGACGACCCAGTGATCGGGTGGGAGATGGGCCTGGGGATCGACGACGACATCGACCGCCTTCAGCCGGGCGAGCAGTTCCGCTTCTACTCCGACGCCAATGTGGGCTGCTTCGCCGACGCCGGCGCGTGGACGGCTCTGGCCGCGCCGTTTCGCACGTATGTGGACGGCGGGCCGGTGTCGCGCGACTCCGAACAGCTGCCCGGCTGGTGTGAGCGGGTAACCGACGAGTCGCGGCAAGCCGATCTGGTGACGTTCACCGCGGAGTCGGGCGGCGTCGTCTGGCTGGGCCGCGCCAAGACCGGCGACGTGGCCGCGATCGTCGTGACCAGCGGCATGCCCGGAGCCAAGGCATGA
- the tpg gene encoding telomere-protecting terminal protein Tpg: protein MSLFGDGLDAAVQKAFTRPAPKTAPAQMRYLVRQLKGTRAVAQMLRISQRTVERYVKDQIKQPRPDLAARLESEVKKRWQPQIRARARQKAATTGGIVIDTRARLGYTAPIGSTDESRIRHLTVALPPQHAARLFDAQQAGAGDQQLQQIAADALREVYFQDGGRRAGSLEEVRFTDIEHLEFDL, encoded by the coding sequence ATGAGCCTGTTCGGGGACGGCCTGGACGCCGCGGTACAGAAGGCGTTCACTCGCCCGGCGCCCAAGACCGCGCCCGCGCAGATGCGCTACCTGGTCAGACAGCTCAAGGGCACCCGCGCGGTCGCGCAGATGCTGCGGATCTCCCAGCGCACCGTCGAGCGGTACGTGAAGGACCAGATCAAACAGCCCCGGCCCGACCTCGCCGCGCGCCTGGAGAGCGAGGTGAAGAAGCGCTGGCAGCCGCAGATCCGGGCCAGGGCCCGGCAGAAGGCGGCGACCACCGGCGGCATCGTCATCGACACCCGCGCCCGCCTCGGCTACACCGCGCCGATCGGGTCGACGGACGAGTCCCGCATCCGGCACCTGACCGTCGCCCTGCCTCCGCAGCACGCGGCCCGCCTCTTCGACGCCCAGCAGGCCGGCGCAGGCGACCAGCAGCTGCAGCAGATCGCCGCCGACGCGCTCCGTGAGGTGTACTTCCAGGACGGCGGCCGCCGCGCCGGCTCCCTGGAGGAGGTCCGCTTCACCGACATCGAGCACCTGGAGTTCGACCTGTAG